The Streptomyces sp. NBC_01775 genome includes a region encoding these proteins:
- the cas7e gene encoding type I-E CRISPR-associated protein Cas7/Cse4/CasC has translation MTSNLYLDLHVLQTVPPSNINRDDAGTPKHALYGGARRARVSSQAWKRAARTTYAAAVPEADRATRTKRIAAMLAERLEDQEQLAPEAAARLATGLLEPLGITMSQRKSTETSYLLFFGHRQLDAIANLLRGRAQELLALEDKALKEELAGLDIDAELMRAHPAEVALFGRMVADRAGLNVDAAVQVAHALSTHAVETEFDYYTAVDDQNEREETGAGMIGTIEFNSATLYRYSTLSLPQLRDNLGGGASAAEPAAQATRSFTEAFVKSMPTGHQNSFAHRTLPFVVVAALRTDQPVNLVAAFERPVFGSRGLADESALALAAEAKTVSEVWGSVPDKLYACYSPHSEGTGEKLTDVFGASISFPQLTDQVEKAVLAGLRENAA, from the coding sequence GTGACGAGCAACCTCTACCTCGACCTGCACGTCCTCCAGACCGTCCCGCCGTCCAACATCAACCGCGACGACGCCGGAACCCCCAAGCACGCTCTCTACGGAGGCGCGCGGCGCGCCCGTGTCTCCTCACAGGCATGGAAGCGCGCCGCCCGCACCACCTACGCCGCAGCAGTCCCCGAAGCCGACCGCGCGACGCGGACCAAGAGAATCGCCGCCATGCTGGCCGAACGGCTGGAGGACCAGGAGCAGCTCGCCCCCGAGGCCGCGGCACGCCTCGCCACCGGCTTGCTGGAGCCATTGGGTATCACCATGTCGCAGCGGAAGAGCACGGAGACCTCTTACCTCCTCTTCTTCGGCCACCGCCAGCTCGACGCCATCGCCAACCTGCTGCGCGGGCGCGCCCAGGAGCTACTGGCGCTGGAAGACAAGGCGCTCAAGGAGGAGCTGGCCGGGCTGGACATCGACGCGGAGCTGATGCGCGCGCACCCGGCGGAGGTCGCACTCTTCGGCCGTATGGTCGCCGACCGCGCCGGGCTGAACGTGGACGCCGCCGTGCAGGTCGCGCACGCCCTCTCAACCCACGCTGTGGAGACGGAGTTCGACTACTACACCGCCGTGGACGACCAGAACGAGCGGGAGGAGACCGGCGCCGGGATGATCGGCACGATCGAGTTCAACTCCGCCACCCTCTACCGCTACTCCACCCTGAGTCTGCCGCAGCTCCGCGACAATCTCGGTGGAGGCGCATCCGCGGCAGAACCCGCAGCGCAGGCGACACGGAGCTTCACCGAAGCGTTCGTGAAATCCATGCCGACCGGGCACCAGAACTCCTTCGCACACCGCACGCTGCCCTTCGTCGTGGTCGCCGCGCTGCGCACCGATCAGCCCGTCAACCTCGTCGCCGCCTTCGAACGGCCCGTCTTCGGCTCCAGGGGCCTGGCCGACGAGTCCGCTCTCGCGCTCGCCGCCGAGGCCAAAACGGTCAGCGAGGTCTGGGGCAGCGTCCCGGACAAGCTCTACGCCTGCTACTCCCCCCACAGCGAGGGGACGGGAGAGAAACTGACCGACGTCTTCGGCGCGAGCATCTCCTTCCCCCAGCTCACCGACCAAGTGGAGAAAGCGGTGCTGGCCGGGCTGCGGGAGAACGCGGCATGA
- the cas5e gene encoding type I-E CRISPR-associated protein Cas5/CasD, with protein MSTTSVLVLQLAGPLQSWGTGSEFNRRETAQEPTKSGVVGLLAAALGRHRQEPIDDLTALRLGVRADQPGTVLRDYHTASDHRGRPLLSAQVSKKGEQKPTTPAKYTQVTQRFYLQDAVFLAALQGPAALLKQLDGALRAPVFPLALGRRSCPPSRPLSLGLAESPDGLEGVLRSTTWQAGKTAHVTHARKAAHPEHIDLMATVEDPEHGNDSVCDVPLSFVQERRGLTERRIRRLTVTAPTGLEARTDSSRTGLHAGHDPFALLGW; from the coding sequence ATGAGCACCACATCAGTCCTTGTCCTGCAGCTCGCCGGACCGCTGCAGTCCTGGGGCACCGGCAGCGAGTTCAACCGCAGGGAGACCGCACAGGAGCCGACAAAGTCCGGAGTCGTCGGCCTGCTGGCCGCCGCCCTCGGCCGACACCGCCAGGAACCGATCGACGACCTCACCGCCCTGCGGCTGGGGGTGAGAGCGGACCAGCCCGGAACCGTACTGCGCGACTACCACACCGCGTCCGACCACCGGGGAAGACCGCTGTTGTCGGCACAGGTGTCCAAGAAGGGCGAGCAGAAGCCGACCACCCCGGCCAAGTACACGCAAGTCACCCAGCGCTTCTACCTGCAGGACGCCGTGTTTCTCGCCGCCCTCCAGGGACCCGCAGCCCTGCTGAAGCAGCTGGACGGCGCACTGCGCGCTCCAGTCTTCCCCCTGGCGCTGGGCCGCCGCTCATGCCCTCCGAGCCGTCCCCTCTCCCTCGGCCTGGCCGAAAGCCCGGACGGCCTGGAGGGGGTGCTGCGCTCGACAACATGGCAGGCCGGCAAGACGGCCCACGTCACGCACGCCCGCAAGGCCGCACACCCCGAACACATCGACCTCATGGCCACCGTCGAGGACCCCGAGCACGGGAACGACTCCGTCTGCGACGTTCCCCTCTCCTTCGTACAGGAACGCCGCGGCCTGACCGAGCGGCGAATCCGTCGCCTCACCGTGACCGCCCCGACCGGCCTGGAAGCACGCACCGACTCCTCACGGACCGGTCTGCATGCCGGACACGACCCGTTCGCTCTTCTCGGCTGGTGA